In Halanaeroarchaeum sp. HSR-CO, one DNA window encodes the following:
- a CDS encoding DICT sensory domain-containing protein — translation MLGDIIDRVDGNKRTLKLYNVDVDDRILRDIAAFFEPQLVDLRRASTDDGFPRNFAVLHDDAEFLGAAGIETLAGYLSPETGLQTKRLDQIEYPDILTHVDDTTFTGYGKRRMMIASREIEDRAWRTQSGSLHAGFQQLSTVLTQTETYRRLASSGIDVHVYGQPDRSVSDVQVGTVHASPTDEIGSSWFVVFDGDDEDLMKAALLAQAVGDDVFSGFWTEDPSLVDDILTYLERTYPA, via the coding sequence ATGCTCGGGGACATCATCGACCGCGTCGACGGAAACAAGCGGACGCTCAAGCTGTACAACGTGGACGTGGACGACCGCATACTCCGCGATATCGCCGCCTTCTTCGAGCCACAACTGGTGGATCTCCGACGGGCGAGTACCGACGACGGATTCCCCCGCAACTTCGCCGTCCTCCACGACGACGCCGAGTTCCTCGGGGCGGCAGGGATCGAGACGCTCGCTGGATACCTCTCGCCGGAGACCGGGTTGCAGACGAAACGCCTCGACCAGATCGAGTACCCTGACATCCTCACACACGTCGACGACACCACGTTCACCGGGTACGGGAAACGGCGGATGATGATCGCCTCGCGGGAGATAGAGGATCGCGCGTGGCGAACGCAGTCCGGGAGCCTGCACGCGGGCTTCCAGCAGCTTTCCACGGTGCTGACACAGACGGAGACGTATCGTCGCCTCGCGAGTAGCGGGATCGACGTCCACGTCTACGGACAGCCCGACCGATCGGTATCCGATGTACAGGTCGGAACCGTCCACGCGAGTCCCACGGACGAGATCGGTTCGTCGTGGTTCGTGGTCTTCGATGGGGATGACGAGGACCTCATGAAGGCCGCCCTGCTCGCCCAGGCAGTCGGTGACGACGTGTTCTCGGGCTTCTGGACCGAAGACCCGTCGCTCGTCGATGACATCCTCACATACCTCGAGAGAACGTATCCTGCCTGA